TATGGAAAATACAGCTGCTCAAGAAGATAAGTCTTCTCGTCAGCTTTTCGATTTAGAGAAAGAAATGCAGGATCTGGGCAAAGCTCAAGAGATCAATGCTAGCGTGCAGGATAAAGTGCACAAGTTGAATACCTCTCTTCGAGAAGGTTCCGATAGAGAATCTTTCGAGAAACAACAGGCATTATTAGCAGGATATCTCGCCCTTCAGAAAGTTCTCGGGCGGATCAACCGCAAAATGGTGTAACAGACTAGATAAGTGGAGAATTTATGAGTGGTGGTAGCGGGAGCAGTTGCTCGGCATTTAATTTTAATGACATGCTTAATGGCGTATGTAAATACGTCCAAGGTGTCCAACAATACCTAACAGAACTAGAGACTTCAAC
This window of the Chlamydia sp. BM-2023 genome carries:
- a CDS encoding DUF5398 family protein, whose amino-acid sequence is MFNMENTAAQEDKSSRQLFDLEKEMQDLGKAQEINASVQDKVHKLNTSLREGSDRESFEKQQALLAGYLALQKVLGRINRKMV